CCCAACTGCGCTGTGACGTGCTCCACGAGGACGTCCAGCGTAATGCGCAGGTCCGTGCTGGCCGAAATAGCGCGGTCGATGTCGTGCAGCGCCTGCAACTGCGACAACTGGCGCATCGTCGCTTCGTGCAGGCGCATGCGGTGCAGCGCCGCGCCGGCCATCTCGGCCAGCGACTCGAGCAGTTTGACTTGCTCCGGCGTGAGCGGGTGCGTGGCCGGCTTCGAGACGAACAGCACCCCGACCGACGTTGCGCCGGTGCGGATCGGCAGGCACACGCCGCCCCAGCCGGCCGGCACCCGCTCACGCGTTGCCTCGCGCGTCAGCGGATCACTCCGAAATTCGGCGGTACGGTGCGCTTGGCCGCTGGCAAACACGGTGCCGCCGATCCCTTCGCCCGGTTTCAACGCGGTGATGCCCAGCGGCTCGAACCAGCCGCGGGCGATGGCGGCGTGCAGATCGTCGCTCGCGGGCTGGTAGAGCGAAATGGCGCCGGCGTCGGTTTCCAGCGCAGCCAGCGTTTCGTCCAATAGAATCGGCAGCGCCTCATCGATGGTTTGGGCGGAGCGCAGGGCCGCGGAGACGGTGTGCAGCGCTTCCAGTTCGGCCAGCCGCCGGCGCAGTTGTTCCTGCCCGCGCATGCGCTCGCTAATGTCGCTGACGATGACCTGCACGGCCGGTTTGCCCTGGTATGACAAAGGCGTGGCCATGACCTCCACGTCGATGGGGGTGCCGTCCAATCTCAAAAATACCTCTTCGACCGGGTAAAGCCCCGCTTCACCCGCCATCATACGGCGCATGCGTTGCAGCGTCTCCTGCAACTGAGCCGGATGAATGATGTCCTGCACGGAACGACCGATGAGGCGATCCACCGAATCCGCGCCCAGCAGGCGCGCACCGGACGGGTTGGTAAAAACAATCTTGCCGTCAGCATGCACGGCAATCCCAACCGGGGCCGCGTCAAACAGGTTGTGGTAGCGCTCCTCGCTCTCGTGCAATGCGTTCTCGGCGCGCTTGCGCTCGGTGATGTCTTGAATAGTGCCGGACATGCTCACGACGCTGCCCTGGTCGTCAACGGTCAACTGACCCAGGCCGTGCACCCAGCATTCGGCCTTGTCGTTGTGCCTGATGATTCGGTATTCCTTGTCAAAACGGGCGCGCCGACCGATGACCTCGTTCGCAAAATAGTCCAGCATCGGTTGTCGGTCGTCGGGGTGGATCAACGCCGCCCAACCTGCCACCGAACGTTCGTACGTTTGATCTATTCCAAACAGCGCATCGAGCACAGCCGAACTCGTCCATACACCCGTGGGGAAGGCCAGCACATAACTGCCGAGGCCCGCGATGATTTGCGCTTCGGTCAGCAACCTTTCGCTGTCGCGCAATGCCTCCTCGGCCCGCTTGCGCTCGGTAATATCACGTGAAATGCCGACGGTGCCGGTCACCTGGCCGTCACGATCTCTGATCGCTACTTTGGTGGCCGACAGCCAGCGTGGTTGTCCAGCGGCAGTTGGATTGAATTCGATCCGATCCACGATCGGCTGCCCGGTTTCGACGATCCGCTGCTCTTCGCTGTAGAACGCGCGCGACTGCTCAGGCGGCTGAAAATCGGCATCGGTCCTGCCGACGGCCTGCTCGGGGTCGGCCACGCCCAAAAAGCGGGCCTGAGCGCGGTTGATGCGGGTGAAGCGGGAGGCCGTATCCTTGAAATAAACCTGGTCGGGAATGTTGTCCATGAGCGCGTACAGCAAGTCGCGCTCATGAGCCAGCGCCTCCTCCGCCTGCTTGCGCTCGCTGATGTCCACGAACATGGCGCGGGTGCCGGATACGCGCCCGGCGGCGTCCCGCTCGGGCTTTGATCGCAATAGGGTGGGCACGCTTCGTCCATCGCGGGTTAGCAATGCGCGCTCTTCAGCCATAAACTCGCCGGCCAGCGCGCGCGGGAAACCTTCGACCAGCAGGCGGCGCGAAGCGGGTGTGTACACGTCGGCCAGCGGTCGCCCGACAAGCTCGTCGCGGCTGTAGCCCAGCGTCTGCGCGAATAGCCCGTTGCAGTCCGCAATCACCGGGGCGCCCTCGATCGTGGTGGT
This portion of the Chloroflexota bacterium genome encodes:
- a CDS encoding PAS domain S-box protein translates to MDTYESSPSLRAAIERLAVHDHLCLIYETHAEQFAALIPFVRIGLERGEQCSYIADDNTAQTVLEALQGGGIDTGAARRSGALAILSKRDAYLKQGTFDPDWMIDFLAESTRGAKAAGFSALRVTGEMTWQLGSELGVERLIEYEAKLNRFLPAHDVLAICQYNRARFSPEIILDVIRTHPLVIAGGMVCRNFYYVPPDEFLKPEQPRHEADRLLANLREREQTDEARRESEARYRALAEAAPDMVFVIDRADCVQYVNTFAARQFGTTPEQMIGKARGDLFPPEIAGPQRQSLQRVFDSGQPQFVESPLRFDERKTWISTWLVPLRDESGAVTAVMGISRDITARKQAEEAVRRAEQRYRELFEDAPAMYATTTTIEGAPVIADCNGLFAQTLGYSRDELVGRPLADVYTPASRRLLVEGFPRALAGEFMAEERALLTRDGRSVPTLLRSKPERDAAGRVSGTRAMFVDISERKQAEEALAHERDLLYALMDNIPDQVYFKDTASRFTRINRAQARFLGVADPEQAVGRTDADFQPPEQSRAFYSEEQRIVETGQPIVDRIEFNPTAAGQPRWLSATKVAIRDRDGQVTGTVGISRDITERKRAEEALRDSERLLTEAQIIAGLGSYVLAFPTGVWTSSAVLDALFGIDQTYERSVAGWAALIHPDDRQPMLDYFANEVIGRRARFDKEYRIIRHNDKAECWVHGLGQLTVDDQGSVVSMSGTIQDITERKRAENALHESEERYHNLFDAAPVGIAVHADGKIVFTNPSGARLLGADSVDRLIGRSVQDIIHPAQLQETLQRMRRMMAGEAGLYPVEEVFLRLDGTPIDVEVMATPLSYQGKPAVQVIVSDISERMRGQEQLRRRLAELEALHTVSAALRSAQTIDEALPILLDETLAALETDAGAISLYQPASDDLHAAIARGWFEPLGITALKPGEGIGGTVFASGQAHRTAEFRSDPLTREATRERVPAGWGGVCLPIRTGATSVGVLFVSKPATHPLTPEQVKLLESLAEMAGAALHRMRLHEATMRQLSQLQALHDIDRAISASTDLRITLDVLVEHVTAQLGVDAAAVLLLNPYTHILEYASGRGLRTRQAQTARVRVGEGFAGRAVQERGMVHATDAAAASPHFALLWQQEGLAEYYGVPLIAKGQVKGVLEVFHRTPLTADAHWLDLLETLAGQAAIAIDSAQLFEGLQRSNLNLSLAYDATIEGWSRALDLRDKETEGHTQRVTALTLRLARAMGLSDGELVHVRRGALLHDIGKMGVPDSILHKPGPLSASEWELMRKHPVYAYEMLAPIAYLQPALDIPYCHHEKWDGTGYPRGLKGEQIPLTARIFAVVDVWDALNSDRTYRKAWSEAEALVYIRAEAGRHFDPRVVGAFLAEQGHG